GAAGGTTAAGGGGGATTTAGCCCCAACACTATTCCGGCCCGAACCGGGAAAGGGCATCCCCGTCAATGGCCCCAAGGCAAAAACCAATTGGTTATCCGGCCCGAGGGGGTCCACTTTTGCGGGCATCTCCTGCAATAAAGTCGGTGCAATAAAACCCCTTCCACCAAGGTACCGCTGGTAGTAACCGGCGGGAGGCTCCTCAACTGATATCTTGCGTTCATTCAAGTTTACCCGAAGGATGCGCCCGTTGTAACCGAGTAAAGTTTTGTTTTCCATGCCTACAAGATCTCCCTATCTAAAGATGTATTAAATTTTTTAAAAAACCCTTAGAAGCTGCATATCGCTTGACCAGCTTTGAGCCTGTCCCCCTTTTCCACATAGTCAACTTTGTGAGCGTTGAATAGGTCGTGTCGCTGACCATGTCTCAGGAGAACGCATCCGATAGAAGTGATTTGTTTGATAAGGTCCTTTCTCTTCATACTGCGAGGGTGAGCTCTTTATCTTTATGCTCTTCCGGAACTTCTTCCATTGTCATAAGCATGTAAGCTTCTTTCATATTTTCTTCAAGTTCTTTCAGAGTCTTGCCTTGGGTCATTATGTCAGGATATTCAAGAAGCTTTCCCACCCAAAATTTTTTACCTTTCCAATAAACCATTTTTAATGTCCCTTTCG
This region of Deltaproteobacteria bacterium genomic DNA includes:
- a CDS encoding type II toxin-antitoxin system HicB family antitoxin, coding for MVYWKGKKFWVGKLLEYPDIMTQGKTLKELEENMKEAYMLMTMEEVPEEHKDKELTLAV